A portion of the uncultured Draconibacterium sp. genome contains these proteins:
- a CDS encoding heavy metal translocating P-type ATPase metal-binding domain-containing protein has protein sequence MGKKEENSCIHCGADCGNNPVVWNDKKFCCNGCLTVYQLLNENKLYNYYNLEETPGIKVETTTEFGNKYAFLDNDEVKEKLISFTEGTISKVKFYVPVIHCASCIWLLEHLHKLHNGIRHSFVNFTRKEVDITFDAKEITLRQLVELLAYIHYIPDLSQSLTDKKDDKSYKKLLYKIGVAGFVFINVMTYSLPAYFNGEPLSDKLQSLFSILSYILVIPVAFYSGSDYYISAIKNLLKKNISIDLPIALGIIVLFLVTSYEVLFTNGPGYSDSLSGLIFFLLVGKWYQSKTYEALSFDRNYKSYFPIAVTKINKQIEESILIEKIEVNDELIIRNKELVPADAELMDGEGRIDYSFVTGESTPIVKKPGDFIYAGGRQMGGIIRIKVKKEVNQSHLTKLWNQDKSYEKPSDSLKTLSDRISKYFTLIVIAIAIIGFTFWAFRGEYHTAIFVFTAVLIVACPCALALSIPFTFGNTMRIFGKRGLYIKNTDVIEKLSHINSIVFDKTGTLTQPNQNKVVYSGMELSAPEKEAVFSLTRQSTHPLSAALSQSFNGSEYHNPEHFVEVAGRGIFGRVNDLNLRIGSEEYVTNAPTTKKKKTSVVYVTIEDELKGYFTISNQYRSGFKNVLSSLKQGFNLFLISGDNDAEAENLSSFFDREHMLFDQKPGDKAAFIKSQQNAGNTVLMTGDGLNDAGALMQSDVALTIADKVYHFSPASDAVLEAEQFNQLANFIRFTKTSLNIVKLSFLISFCYNIIGIAFALSGNLSPVVAAILMPISSVSVVAFATFATRLAGKIKLRKIAAS, from the coding sequence ATGGGGAAAAAGGAGGAGAATAGCTGCATACATTGTGGTGCCGATTGTGGTAACAATCCGGTAGTGTGGAACGATAAAAAATTCTGTTGCAACGGCTGCCTTACGGTGTACCAACTCCTGAACGAAAACAAGCTTTACAATTACTATAACCTGGAAGAAACACCGGGAATAAAAGTGGAAACTACCACCGAATTTGGTAATAAATATGCTTTTCTCGACAATGATGAAGTAAAGGAAAAACTGATCTCATTTACCGAGGGAACCATTTCGAAAGTAAAATTTTATGTTCCGGTTATCCACTGTGCATCATGCATTTGGTTGCTCGAACATTTGCATAAACTGCACAACGGCATCCGGCATTCGTTTGTAAATTTTACCCGAAAAGAGGTTGACATTACTTTTGATGCGAAGGAAATTACGCTGCGTCAACTTGTTGAACTGTTGGCATACATTCATTACATCCCCGATTTATCGCAAAGTTTAACAGACAAAAAAGATGACAAATCGTATAAAAAGCTACTGTACAAAATTGGTGTAGCAGGATTTGTTTTTATTAATGTAATGACCTACAGTTTGCCGGCTTATTTTAACGGCGAACCACTGAGCGACAAACTGCAATCGCTGTTTAGTATTCTCAGCTACATTTTGGTAATTCCGGTGGCATTTTACAGTGGCAGCGATTATTATATATCGGCAATAAAAAACCTGTTGAAAAAGAACATCAGCATCGATTTACCCATAGCCCTGGGAATTATTGTGCTTTTCCTGGTAACCAGTTACGAAGTGTTGTTTACCAACGGTCCGGGTTACAGCGACAGTTTGTCGGGTCTCATCTTTTTTCTTTTGGTTGGCAAGTGGTACCAAAGCAAAACCTACGAAGCACTTTCCTTCGACCGAAATTACAAATCGTATTTTCCTATTGCAGTCACCAAAATCAACAAACAAATTGAAGAAAGTATTCTGATTGAAAAAATAGAGGTGAACGACGAGCTGATTATTCGCAACAAAGAACTGGTTCCCGCCGATGCTGAACTGATGGACGGCGAAGGAAGAATTGATTACAGTTTTGTAACGGGCGAATCGACACCGATTGTTAAAAAACCCGGCGATTTTATTTATGCCGGCGGTCGCCAAATGGGCGGAATTATTCGCATTAAAGTGAAAAAGGAGGTGAACCAAAGTCACCTCACCAAACTCTGGAACCAGGATAAATCGTACGAAAAACCCAGTGACTCACTCAAAACATTGTCCGACCGAATAAGCAAATATTTCACCCTTATTGTAATTGCAATTGCCATAATTGGCTTTACTTTTTGGGCCTTTCGTGGAGAATACCACACTGCTATTTTTGTTTTCACGGCCGTACTTATTGTGGCCTGCCCGTGTGCGTTGGCGCTTTCCATCCCCTTTACTTTTGGAAATACCATGCGCATTTTTGGCAAGCGCGGGCTCTACATCAAAAACACCGATGTAATTGAAAAACTTTCGCACATTAACAGCATTGTATTTGATAAAACTGGCACCTTAACCCAACCTAACCAAAACAAGGTTGTTTATTCAGGGATGGAGCTTTCTGCACCAGAAAAAGAAGCTGTTTTCTCGCTTACCCGGCAATCGACACATCCACTGAGTGCCGCACTTTCGCAATCATTTAACGGATCGGAATACCACAATCCGGAACATTTTGTTGAAGTTGCAGGCCGTGGGATTTTTGGGAGGGTAAACGACTTAAATCTGCGAATAGGCTCGGAAGAATATGTGACCAATGCGCCTACTACAAAAAAGAAAAAAACATCGGTTGTTTATGTGACTATTGAAGATGAACTGAAAGGATATTTTACCATTAGCAACCAGTATCGAAGCGGATTTAAAAACGTATTAAGTTCGCTGAAACAAGGTTTTAATCTTTTCCTTATTTCGGGTGATAATGATGCTGAAGCGGAAAACCTTTCATCGTTTTTCGATCGCGAGCACATGCTTTTCGACCAGAAACCCGGCGACAAGGCAGCTTTTATAAAATCTCAGCAAAATGCAGGAAATACAGTGCTGATGACCGGCGATGGATTAAACGACGCCGGTGCACTAATGCAAAGCGATGTGGCATTAACCATTGCCGATAAAGTTTACCACTTCTCGCCTGCCAGCGACGCCGTTCTTGAAGCGGAACAATTCAATCAGCTGGCTAATTTTATACGCTTCACAAAAACATCGCTGAACATTGTAAAACTCAGTTTCCTTATTTCATTTTGTTACAACATTATTGGAATTGCTTTCGCCCTCAGCGGAAATCTTTCGCCGGTGGTAGCAGCTATATTAATGCCTATTTCTTCGGTGTCAGTAGTTGCGTTTGCAACTTTTGCAACCCGCCTGGCCGGAAAAATTAAATTACGAAAAATAGCAGCCAGCTAA
- a CDS encoding cbb3-type cytochrome c oxidase N-terminal domain-containing protein, translating to MSDKNKQILDQDENLMDHDYDGIKELDNPPPRWIMLMFYITIGWSIIYGAYYFWLKEGDLQDEEYARKSMQHDQEYQIESLSADDLVAFTDEESIAEGKQIYTDLACMACHGMNGEGNAIGPNLTDDYTLHGCDFESVFHTIKEGVPAKGMTAYKTQMSDEKIQKVASYVLTMRGTNPANAKEPQGEKCE from the coding sequence ATGTCAGATAAAAACAAACAAATACTTGACCAGGATGAGAACCTGATGGACCACGATTACGATGGCATTAAGGAACTGGACAATCCGCCGCCACGATGGATAATGTTGATGTTTTACATCACAATTGGTTGGTCAATCATTTATGGTGCTTATTATTTCTGGTTAAAAGAAGGCGATTTGCAAGATGAAGAATATGCCCGAAAATCGATGCAACACGACCAGGAGTACCAAATTGAATCGCTTTCAGCCGACGACCTGGTTGCTTTTACCGATGAAGAATCGATAGCGGAAGGAAAACAAATTTATACCGATTTGGCCTGCATGGCTTGCCACGGAATGAATGGCGAAGGAAATGCGATTGGACCAAACCTGACTGATGATTACACGCTGCACGGGTGCGATTTTGAAAGTGTGTTTCATACCATTAAAGAAGGGGTTCCGGCAAAAGGGATGACCGCTTATAAAACGCAAATGAGCGACGAAAAAATCCAAAAGGTTGCCAGTTATGTATTGACGATGAGAGGTACAAATCCGGCCAATGCAAAAGAACCGCAAGGAGAAAAATGTGAGTAA
- the ccoG gene encoding cytochrome c oxidase accessory protein CcoG has translation MAKQNLDFRDYPINMNERGGRKWVYAKKPSGKWFNRRTIVSWILLLFWVGAPFIRVNGNPLILLDIANRKFIIFGAIFWAQDTFILALLMLSFVLFVVLFTVTFGRLWCGWTCPQTIFLEMVFRKIEYLIEGDYRERHKLDNSPWTAKKIFKKTLKHGIFILISIAMTNVFLMWFIGSDRWIEMIQEPISLNLSGFLVMLLVSAFFYWVYSFFREQICTMVCPYGRMQGVLLDSKSIAVTYDYVRGEPRGGHGDGDCTDCKQCISVCPTGIDIRNGSQLECINCTACIDQCNKIMHVTGKPPGLIRYASEAQIKGQQTSIWNARNRAYSVVLLFIFSFFVYTLVSRPVLETTILRTPGLLYQEQDSTLSNVYNIKIVNKTHDELPLELRVISHDGKIQIAGNSIILKDQDMYESTFILFLPKSEVTSDKTEVEFGVFSNNELIETYRVTFVGPGGS, from the coding sequence ATGGCAAAACAAAATCTCGATTTCAGAGACTACCCCATTAACATGAACGAACGCGGGGGACGAAAATGGGTTTACGCAAAAAAGCCTTCCGGAAAATGGTTTAACCGGCGAACAATTGTTAGCTGGATTTTGCTGCTTTTTTGGGTGGGAGCACCATTTATCCGGGTTAATGGCAATCCGCTAATTCTGCTTGATATTGCCAACCGGAAGTTCATTATATTCGGAGCCATTTTTTGGGCACAGGATACTTTTATTCTGGCATTGTTAATGCTGTCGTTTGTGCTCTTTGTTGTATTGTTCACGGTAACATTTGGCCGGCTTTGGTGCGGCTGGACCTGTCCACAAACCATATTTCTGGAAATGGTATTTCGTAAAATTGAATACCTGATTGAAGGCGATTACCGCGAGCGCCATAAATTGGATAACAGTCCGTGGACGGCAAAAAAAATATTCAAGAAGACACTGAAACACGGTATTTTCATTCTGATATCGATTGCCATGACCAACGTTTTTCTGATGTGGTTTATCGGCAGCGATCGCTGGATTGAAATGATTCAGGAACCGATAAGCCTGAACCTTTCCGGATTTTTGGTGATGCTGTTGGTTTCAGCATTTTTTTACTGGGTTTATTCATTTTTCCGCGAGCAAATATGTACCATGGTTTGCCCTTACGGACGTATGCAGGGCGTTTTGCTCGATTCAAAATCGATTGCAGTTACCTACGATTATGTGCGTGGCGAGCCTCGTGGCGGACACGGAGATGGTGATTGTACCGATTGCAAACAGTGTATTTCGGTTTGCCCAACCGGTATCGATATCCGAAACGGTTCGCAATTAGAATGTATTAATTGTACAGCGTGTATCGATCAGTGTAATAAAATTATGCATGTAACCGGTAAACCTCCGGGTTTGATTCGTTACGCTTCTGAAGCTCAAATAAAAGGGCAGCAAACTTCAATTTGGAATGCACGTAACCGGGCTTATTCTGTGGTGCTTCTGTTCATATTCTCGTTCTTTGTGTACACACTGGTATCGCGGCCGGTTTTGGAAACGACAATTTTACGAACTCCGGGATTACTTTACCAGGAACAGGATTCAACCTTATCGAATGTGTACAACATTAAAATTGTAAATAAAACACACGACGAACTTCCGCTTGAATTGCGTGTTATCTCTCATGATGGTAAAATTCAGATAGCAGGAAATTCGATTATTCTGAAAGATCAGGATATGTACGAATCGACTTTTATTCTTTTCTTGCCAAAAAGCGAGGTAACAAGTGATAAAACGGAGGTTGAATTTGGTGTTTTCAGTAATAATGAATTAATTGAAACCTACAGAGTCACTTTTGTAGGACCAGGAGGAAGCTGA
- a CDS encoding FixH family protein — translation MKFNWGTGIFLFLALFLAGSAVFIVFAVRQPVNLVYKDYYEKGVDHTEQMNVNVRSKPFIRSFDVNLNNEALVINIQNELATKIDSGNMHLYRPSDYTKDIKYKILAGNSSVQFPKSELIAGRYILKFTWYTNGLRYEVDRPVNIQ, via the coding sequence ATGAAGTTTAATTGGGGAACAGGAATATTTCTTTTTCTGGCATTGTTTTTAGCCGGGTCAGCTGTGTTTATTGTATTTGCAGTGCGGCAACCTGTAAATTTGGTTTACAAAGATTATTACGAAAAAGGTGTTGATCATACCGAGCAAATGAATGTAAATGTGCGGTCGAAACCATTTATACGGTCGTTTGACGTGAACCTGAATAACGAGGCCCTTGTAATAAATATCCAAAACGAATTGGCTACAAAAATCGATTCGGGAAATATGCATTTATATCGCCCGTCGGATTATACCAAAGACATTAAATACAAGATTTTAGCAGGCAACAGTTCGGTTCAGTTTCCGAAAAGTGAGTTAATTGCCGGCCGATATATTTTAAAGTTTACTTGGTATACCAACGGATTGCGCTATGAAGTTGACCGCCCGGTAAATATTCAGTAA
- a CDS encoding DUF4492 domain-containing protein, whose product MKNKKNIFIRILQFYISGFKNLNNWGKQVWIIILIKLFIMFAILKIFFFPDFLKTNFETDEARSEHVLEILTDTK is encoded by the coding sequence ATGAAGAACAAAAAGAACATATTCATCAGGATTTTGCAATTCTATATCAGTGGATTTAAAAATCTGAACAACTGGGGCAAACAAGTTTGGATTATCATTCTCATCAAACTTTTTATCATGTTTGCTATTCTGAAAATATTCTTTTTCCCTGATTTTTTGAAAACAAATTTTGAGACCGACGAAGCACGAAGCGAGCATGTACTGGAAATTTTAACGGATACTAAATAA
- a CDS encoding MBOAT family O-acyltransferase, whose protein sequence is MLFNSFEFAIFLPLVFVLYWFVTNKSTGRQNILLLVASYFFYGWWDWRFLSLIAFSTLVDFVVGIQLSKTDDQKKRKFLLLVSILVNIGFLAYFKYFNFFIDSFSQAFTLLGKSIPHNRLNIILPVGISFYTFQTLSYSIDVYRGKIEPTKKLIDFAAFVSFFPQLVAGPIERASNLLPQFGKQRIFDQAKAADGLRQILWGLFKKIVIADNCATLVNDIFANSAQYSGSTLLLGAVLFAFQIYGDFSGYSDIAIGTARLFGFNLMQNFALPYFSRDIAEFWRRWHISLSTWFRDYVYIPLGGSRGTSWQKIRNVFVIFLVSGFWHGANWTFLAWGFINALFFIPLLLGKQNRKNIDQVAANTVFPSFKELLQIIVTFFLTTIAWVFFRAESIKDAFIYLKGIFSKSLFNRLDIFPTEILLFIAILIIIEWIQRKKQHGLEIQVKYRYPRPVRWSFYSLIILVIFLFGDFESGYEFIYFQF, encoded by the coding sequence ATGCTTTTTAATTCCTTTGAGTTTGCCATTTTTTTACCGCTGGTTTTTGTTCTCTACTGGTTTGTTACCAACAAATCAACAGGTAGGCAAAATATATTACTGCTCGTTGCCAGCTACTTTTTTTATGGCTGGTGGGATTGGCGTTTTTTGTCGCTAATCGCATTCAGCACTTTAGTTGATTTTGTGGTTGGTATTCAGCTAAGTAAAACCGATGACCAAAAAAAGAGAAAGTTTTTACTTCTGGTTAGCATTTTGGTAAACATAGGTTTTCTGGCCTATTTTAAATACTTCAACTTTTTTATCGACAGTTTTTCTCAGGCTTTTACGTTACTAGGGAAAAGCATTCCACATAACAGGCTGAATATCATTTTACCAGTTGGGATTAGCTTTTACACCTTTCAAACATTAAGTTACTCCATTGATGTTTATCGCGGCAAAATTGAACCAACAAAAAAACTGATTGACTTTGCTGCCTTTGTAAGCTTTTTCCCGCAGCTGGTTGCCGGACCAATTGAGCGGGCTTCAAATTTACTGCCTCAATTTGGGAAACAACGTATTTTTGATCAGGCCAAAGCAGCTGACGGACTGCGACAGATTCTTTGGGGATTGTTTAAAAAAATTGTAATTGCCGATAATTGTGCCACCTTGGTTAACGATATTTTTGCCAACTCTGCTCAATACTCAGGTAGCACGCTTTTATTGGGTGCTGTTTTATTTGCGTTCCAGATTTATGGCGATTTCTCGGGATATTCAGATATTGCTATTGGCACGGCACGACTGTTTGGCTTTAACTTAATGCAAAACTTTGCCCTTCCCTATTTTTCAAGAGACATTGCAGAATTTTGGCGACGTTGGCACATCTCCCTTTCTACCTGGTTTCGCGATTATGTGTACATTCCTCTTGGCGGAAGCCGGGGTACATCGTGGCAAAAAATCAGAAACGTTTTTGTGATATTTCTGGTAAGTGGATTTTGGCACGGTGCAAACTGGACGTTCTTAGCCTGGGGATTTATCAACGCCTTATTTTTCATCCCTTTATTATTAGGAAAACAAAACCGAAAGAATATCGATCAGGTTGCAGCTAATACTGTTTTCCCATCCTTTAAAGAGTTGCTTCAAATAATTGTCACATTTTTTCTAACGACCATTGCATGGGTATTTTTCAGGGCAGAAAGTATAAAAGATGCATTCATTTATCTGAAAGGTATATTTAGCAAATCGTTATTTAACCGTCTCGATATTTTCCCCACTGAAATATTACTATTTATTGCAATTTTAATCATTATCGAATGGATTCAGCGGAAAAAACAACACGGGCTTGAAATTCAGGTAAAATATCGCTACCCCCGACCTGTAAGGTGGTCGTTTTATAGCTTAATAATTCTAGTAATTTTTTTGTTTGGCGATTTTGAATCGGGTTACGAATTTATATATTTTCAGTTTTAA
- the cydB gene encoding cytochrome d ubiquinol oxidase subunit II: MFENLSLLALQQYWWILVSILAALFVFLTFVQGGQTLIYQIGKTEDEKTMLLNTLGRKWEFTFTTLVTFGGAFFASFPLFYSTSFGGAYWVWLAILIAFVIQAVSYEYRKKPSNFLGQKTFEIFLVINGVLGTLLVGTAVGTFFNGAEFSLNNMNQVDWQTPFRGLEAVLTFHNVALGLTVLFLSRVLGNLYFIFTIDNEIIVERARKTLFLCSIPFLVFFLYFVIALLLKQGYAVNPETGEVFMEKYKYLHNIIEMPVNTLILLLGVVGVLWGIISTALMKSNKGFWFAGAGTVFVVFALFLLAGFNNTAFYPSNFDLQSSLTIQNASSSKFTLVAMSYVSLLIPFVLAYITYFWRAMNRKKITDEEMKSESHVY, from the coding sequence ATGTTTGAAAATTTATCGCTTTTAGCACTACAACAATATTGGTGGATTTTGGTATCCATACTTGCAGCACTGTTTGTATTCCTCACTTTTGTGCAGGGTGGACAAACATTAATCTACCAAATCGGGAAAACCGAGGATGAAAAAACGATGCTGCTGAATACACTTGGCCGTAAATGGGAGTTTACGTTTACAACGCTGGTAACCTTCGGCGGCGCCTTTTTTGCTTCGTTTCCATTATTTTACTCCACCAGTTTTGGAGGCGCTTACTGGGTTTGGCTGGCCATATTAATTGCTTTTGTAATTCAGGCAGTTTCGTACGAGTACCGTAAAAAGCCATCCAACTTTTTGGGGCAAAAAACCTTCGAGATATTTCTGGTAATAAACGGAGTACTTGGTACATTGCTGGTAGGAACTGCTGTTGGAACGTTTTTTAACGGAGCCGAATTTTCGTTAAACAATATGAACCAGGTTGACTGGCAAACACCTTTCCGCGGCCTGGAAGCTGTGTTAACTTTTCACAATGTAGCACTTGGGCTAACGGTGCTTTTTCTTTCCAGAGTTTTAGGAAACCTGTATTTCATTTTCACCATCGACAATGAAATTATTGTTGAACGCGCACGAAAAACCCTCTTCTTATGCAGTATCCCGTTTCTGGTGTTCTTCCTTTACTTTGTTATTGCACTGCTACTAAAACAAGGTTATGCAGTAAATCCCGAAACGGGCGAGGTTTTTATGGAGAAATACAAATACCTGCACAATATTATTGAAATGCCGGTAAATACCTTAATTCTTCTGCTTGGTGTTGTTGGTGTTTTGTGGGGAATTATTTCTACCGCGCTAATGAAAAGTAACAAAGGTTTCTGGTTTGCCGGAGCCGGAACAGTATTCGTGGTTTTCGCTCTGTTTCTACTGGCCGGATTTAACAACACTGCTTTTTATCCGTCGAACTTCGATTTACAGTCGTCGCTAACCATACAAAATGCATCGTCGAGTAAATTTACGCTGGTGGCAATGAGTTATGTTTCGCTGCTTATTCCTTTTGTGCTGGCCTACATCACTTATTTTTGGCGAGCTATGAACCGCAAGAAAATTACCGACGAGGAGATGAAATCGGAATCGCATGTTTATTAA
- a CDS encoding sulfite exporter TauE/SafE family protein, which yields MTIFISALILGLMGSFHCAGMCGPIAIALPLHGNTVPQKIFGGTLYNLGRTLTYGIMGAIFGFVGQGLQLIGFQQKVSVIMGALMIISVLFPKLFKNQYRMDKSWFTAVGKLKKKIGEMFSIRSFQSLFFIGMLNGLLPCGLVYMAIAGAIGTGGVAEGSLYMILFGLGTIPMLLAISLAGNVMSLAVRKSINKLIPVLVVVVGILFVLRGLSLGIPYLSPPKQKIEQKFEKSLQQESAALHNETTGDCCKVTE from the coding sequence ATGACTATTTTTATTTCAGCTCTTATTTTAGGATTGATGGGCAGTTTTCATTGTGCCGGAATGTGTGGACCTATTGCTATTGCACTGCCACTTCACGGAAATACTGTACCACAAAAAATATTTGGAGGTACACTTTACAACCTTGGACGAACTTTAACCTACGGAATTATGGGTGCCATTTTTGGCTTCGTCGGACAGGGACTTCAACTCATCGGATTTCAGCAAAAAGTATCGGTAATTATGGGTGCGCTGATGATTATTTCCGTGTTATTTCCAAAACTATTTAAAAACCAGTACCGAATGGACAAAAGCTGGTTTACTGCCGTAGGAAAACTGAAAAAGAAAATTGGCGAAATGTTCTCGATACGATCATTTCAAAGCCTTTTTTTTATTGGAATGTTAAATGGATTGCTCCCATGTGGGCTGGTTTATATGGCCATTGCCGGAGCCATCGGTACCGGAGGTGTTGCAGAAGGTTCTTTGTACATGATCCTTTTTGGCTTAGGAACGATTCCAATGCTGCTGGCCATTTCGCTGGCAGGTAACGTAATGAGTTTGGCAGTACGCAAAAGCATCAACAAACTTATTCCGGTACTGGTTGTAGTGGTTGGAATTCTGTTTGTCTTGCGCGGTTTAAGTTTGGGCATTCCTTATCTTAGTCCGCCAAAACAAAAAATTGAGCAAAAATTTGAAAAGAGCCTGCAGCAGGAAAGTGCGGCCTTACATAATGAAACAACTGGCGATTGCTGCAAAGTAACCGAATAA
- a CDS encoding cytochrome ubiquinol oxidase subunit I, producing the protein MNEIGVAGEALVDWSRAQFALTAMYHWLFVPLTLGITFILAFMETIYVKTGNEEWKKITKFWMTLFGINFAIGVATGIILEFEFGTNWSNYSWFVGDIFGAPLAIEGILAFFMESTFIAIMFFGWNKVGKKTHLVATWLTAIGANLSALWILVANGWMQKPVGMTFNPETARNEMNSFWDVLFSPMAIDKWLHATSSGFVLAAIFVIGVSAWYLLKKREVALAKKSMLVAAIFGLLSSVYVVWTGDNSARTIASEQPMKFAALEGLYNGSEGAGLIAVGMFSTSENDPANENLKDMTIKLEIPNILSYMAFLDWDAFVPGINDLIDGNEKYGVMSATEKIERGKVAISKLNDFKTAKKEGKTAIAETLKTELISDNFQKNYFKYFGYGYFKDVHELVPNVPLTFYSFHTMVGLGFAFVLGFILILWFTLKDKISEKKWLLRLSLIAVPLAYIASQAGWIVAEVGRQPWVVQDMMPTMAAVTRISAGSVQVTFWLFAALFTVLMIAEVKIMLRQIKIGPNH; encoded by the coding sequence ATGAATGAAATTGGAGTTGCTGGTGAAGCATTAGTAGATTGGTCGAGGGCACAGTTTGCCTTAACCGCCATGTATCACTGGTTGTTTGTTCCGCTCACACTGGGCATTACGTTTATTTTGGCTTTTATGGAAACCATTTACGTAAAAACCGGAAACGAAGAGTGGAAGAAAATAACCAAGTTCTGGATGACACTTTTTGGGATTAATTTTGCCATTGGTGTTGCAACCGGAATTATTCTTGAATTTGAGTTTGGAACCAACTGGTCGAACTACTCGTGGTTTGTTGGCGATATTTTTGGTGCGCCACTGGCCATTGAAGGAATTCTGGCCTTTTTTATGGAGTCGACCTTTATAGCCATCATGTTTTTTGGCTGGAACAAAGTGGGTAAAAAAACACACCTTGTGGCCACCTGGCTAACCGCTATTGGTGCCAATCTTTCGGCCTTGTGGATTTTAGTGGCCAACGGCTGGATGCAAAAACCGGTTGGAATGACATTTAATCCGGAAACTGCCCGTAACGAAATGAACAGTTTTTGGGATGTACTTTTCTCGCCCATGGCAATCGACAAGTGGCTACACGCAACCTCCTCAGGATTTGTGCTGGCAGCTATTTTTGTAATTGGTGTGTCGGCCTGGTACCTGTTGAAAAAACGAGAAGTTGCCTTGGCTAAAAAAAGTATGTTGGTAGCAGCAATTTTTGGATTGCTCTCATCGGTGTATGTTGTTTGGACCGGCGACAATTCAGCCCGAACAATCGCAAGCGAACAACCCATGAAATTTGCAGCACTTGAAGGATTGTACAACGGAAGCGAGGGCGCAGGATTGATTGCTGTCGGGATGTTTTCTACTTCGGAAAATGATCCGGCCAATGAAAACCTGAAAGACATGACCATAAAACTGGAAATACCAAACATTCTGTCGTATATGGCATTTTTAGACTGGGATGCTTTTGTTCCGGGTATAAACGACTTGATTGATGGAAATGAAAAATACGGCGTTATGTCGGCAACCGAAAAAATTGAACGTGGAAAAGTTGCAATTTCAAAACTCAACGATTTTAAAACGGCAAAAAAAGAAGGCAAGACCGCTATTGCTGAGACGTTAAAAACTGAGTTAATAAGTGATAACTTTCAAAAAAACTACTTTAAATATTTTGGATACGGTTACTTTAAAGATGTGCACGAGCTGGTGCCAAATGTTCCTTTAACCTTTTACAGTTTCCATACCATGGTTGGTTTGGGCTTTGCGTTTGTGTTGGGTTTTATACTGATTTTGTGGTTTACATTAAAAGATAAAATTAGCGAGAAGAAATGGCTACTGAGACTTTCTTTAATAGCAGTTCCGCTGGCTTACATTGCAAGTCAGGCCGGCTGGATTGTTGCCGAAGTTGGTCGTCAGCCGTGGGTGGTGCAAGATATGATGCCAACAATGGCTGCCGTAACACGCATAAGTGCGGGATCGGTGCAGGTAACTTTTTGGTTATTTGCTGCACTTTTCACGGTGCTTATGATTGCTGAAGTAAAAATTATGTTGCGACAAATTAAAATTGGTCCTAATCATTAA